In the Streptomyces formicae genome, one interval contains:
- a CDS encoding radical SAM protein: MHLVELLAARSRPAAALLMTLTRRCPLSCAHCSTASTADAEQLDAALLTGFAATFTPDDRPDFLLLTGGEPLLRPRLVQDLARLARAAGTRTQLLTGMFFARDARRGGIAPGIAAALAAVDHVAASLDVFHEAQVPRARILGVLRDLLDAGKDVSVQVTGLGPDDPYLADVTDDVRRTFDDRVPVLVAGVRAAGRAAQWLSASRVADAPPAAGRGRIAAAPCAMAAWPVVAFDGTVVACCNQNVVDGRAGSAQGGTGGFPGHLRLGHVADDGWPAVRRALVERPLLRGIRAFGPQYLADALAPGADSGRGCAGYCGTCVSALAAPGASAAADAFMARAGTRVLEGEINRLVQERGADGFLARHAVAAYRDLAVLGAPAGRA, from the coding sequence ATGCATCTGGTCGAGCTGCTCGCGGCGCGGTCTAGGCCCGCGGCCGCCCTCCTGATGACGCTCACCCGGCGGTGCCCGCTCTCCTGCGCGCACTGCTCCACCGCGTCCACGGCGGACGCCGAACAGCTCGACGCGGCGCTCCTCACCGGCTTCGCCGCGACCTTCACCCCCGATGACCGGCCGGACTTCCTGCTCCTGACCGGCGGCGAGCCGCTGCTCAGGCCGCGCCTGGTCCAGGACCTCGCGCGCCTGGCCCGCGCCGCGGGCACCCGCACCCAGCTCCTGACCGGCATGTTCTTCGCCCGCGATGCCCGGCGCGGTGGCATCGCGCCCGGCATCGCGGCCGCTCTCGCCGCCGTCGACCACGTGGCGGCGAGCCTCGACGTCTTCCACGAGGCCCAGGTGCCGCGCGCCCGGATCCTCGGCGTGCTGCGCGACCTGCTCGACGCGGGCAAGGACGTGAGCGTGCAGGTCACCGGCCTCGGCCCGGACGACCCGTATCTCGCCGACGTCACCGACGACGTCCGCCGTACCTTCGACGACCGGGTGCCGGTCCTGGTGGCCGGGGTGCGGGCGGCGGGCCGGGCCGCGCAGTGGCTGTCCGCGAGCCGCGTCGCCGACGCGCCCCCGGCGGCGGGGCGGGGACGAATCGCCGCCGCACCGTGCGCGATGGCCGCCTGGCCCGTGGTCGCCTTCGACGGGACCGTGGTCGCCTGCTGCAACCAGAACGTCGTCGACGGCCGGGCGGGAAGCGCCCAGGGCGGCACGGGCGGCTTCCCCGGCCACCTCCGTCTCGGGCACGTCGCCGACGACGGCTGGCCCGCGGTGCGCCGGGCGCTCGTCGAGCGTCCGCTGCTGCGCGGCATCAGGGCGTTCGGCCCGCAGTACCTCGCCGACGCGCTCGCACCCGGCGCCGACTCCGGCCGCGGGTGCGCCGGTTACTGCGGAACGTGCGTGTCCGCCCTGGCCGCGCCGGGCGCTTCGGCCGCCGCCGACGCCTTCATGGCGCGCGCGGGCACCCGCGTGCTGGAGGGTGAGATCAACCGGCTCGTCCAGGAACGCGGCGCCGACGGCTTCCTCGCCCGGCACGCGGTCGCCGCCTACCGGGACCTCGCCGTCCTGGGCGCCCCGGCAGGTCGCGCGTGA
- a CDS encoding iron-containing redox enzyme family protein, with translation MSGAGARVDAALGLLMPSLHATLDRVWEVPEPDRIYPEFLVTTHHIIRASVPLMTVARARCAELARHGADPVAEALIPYWEHHIAEERGHDTWVCEDLAALGHDPGRVWRRIPSGAVARLCGVPYLWIGRQHPVCLLGYQAVLEGSPPRPDVAEVLGARTGHPRAAFRTLARHAAADVGHGAELLGLLDELPLGERLSTAVVRSALHTVRSVVRVFEELVQPYAPATPLGSEGAR, from the coding sequence GTGAGCGGCGCGGGCGCCCGGGTCGACGCCGCGCTCGGGCTGCTCATGCCGTCACTGCACGCCACCCTCGACCGGGTCTGGGAGGTGCCCGAACCCGATCGGATCTACCCGGAGTTCCTCGTCACGACCCACCACATCATCCGCGCCTCCGTCCCGCTGATGACCGTCGCGCGGGCCCGCTGCGCCGAGCTCGCCCGGCACGGGGCCGACCCGGTGGCCGAGGCGCTGATCCCCTACTGGGAGCACCACATCGCCGAGGAGAGGGGCCACGACACCTGGGTGTGCGAGGACCTCGCCGCCCTCGGCCACGACCCGGGCCGGGTCTGGCGGCGGATCCCGTCCGGCGCGGTGGCCAGGCTCTGCGGGGTCCCCTACCTCTGGATCGGACGGCAGCACCCCGTCTGCCTCCTCGGCTACCAGGCGGTCCTGGAGGGCAGCCCGCCACGGCCCGACGTCGCCGAGGTGCTCGGCGCCCGCACGGGCCACCCGCGCGCGGCCTTCCGCACCCTGGCACGGCACGCGGCGGCCGACGTCGGGCACGGCGCCGAACTGCTCGGCCTCCTCGACGAACTCCCCCTGGGGGAGCGCCTCTCGACGGCCGTGGTCCGCTCCGCGCTGCACACGGTGAGGTCGGTGGTGCGCGTCTTCGAGGAGCTCGTCCAGCCGTACGCCCCCGCGACGCCCCTCGGCAGCGAAGGAGCCCGGTGA
- a CDS encoding MFS transporter, producing MTGPPAMAAALRHRRFRVLFASQVVSSVGDWLDYLALIVLVTYVWDQGAGALAAVSVATAVPLVLLAPVAGAVADRTRDRKAVLIGCDVARAALVLGFLAAPGLPVLLALVVLKVSFSALFNPAYQSTLRSVVPERDMLSAMSLTVFANQAAKVAGPALSGLVVALWGVRAAFVADAATFVVSGLLLCAVRLPKRSAREEAAADGEPGAGHEAEAPAARGKLWAETVEGVAFIARTPALIAVIGSMAATLFLVLAFDTLSPLAMRELAVGEQDLGYVVAAVGLGAVLGTLAISQWGTRVRPFVLLGAAQLVVGALVGVIGIGLAVGAGGHALLWTAVAFGVGFAAAGIMVVFPYVLHRETPQELIGRVTSTANAFPVLLQLAAPPLGALLAGWFSVGFVFRTAGAVLCAVGVVVWIYGRGEKVAGDVSKDLEGAHGDAGSTGEPGHERGGESDRGGRNLDLLRGAGFPVDQLPDGQREALSCLSDEEVATLIDVQSRIQARAPEVEAHSMEPIIGGVLF from the coding sequence GTGACCGGGCCGCCCGCGATGGCGGCGGCGCTGCGGCACCGGCGCTTCCGCGTGCTCTTCGCCAGCCAGGTGGTCTCCAGCGTCGGCGACTGGCTGGACTACCTCGCGCTGATCGTGCTCGTCACCTACGTCTGGGACCAGGGCGCGGGCGCGCTCGCCGCGGTCAGCGTGGCCACCGCGGTGCCGCTGGTGCTGCTCGCCCCCGTCGCGGGCGCGGTCGCCGACCGCACGCGGGACCGCAAGGCCGTCCTGATCGGCTGCGACGTGGCGCGCGCCGCCCTCGTGCTCGGCTTCCTCGCCGCGCCGGGGCTGCCCGTGCTGCTCGCCCTCGTGGTGCTCAAGGTCTCCTTCTCGGCCCTGTTCAACCCGGCGTACCAGAGCACGCTGCGCTCGGTGGTGCCCGAGCGGGACATGCTCTCCGCGATGTCCCTGACCGTCTTCGCCAACCAGGCGGCGAAGGTCGCGGGCCCCGCGCTCAGCGGACTCGTCGTCGCCCTGTGGGGCGTACGCGCCGCGTTCGTGGCCGACGCGGCGACCTTCGTGGTGTCCGGACTGCTGCTCTGCGCGGTACGCCTGCCCAAGCGCTCCGCACGCGAGGAAGCGGCGGCGGACGGCGAGCCGGGCGCCGGGCACGAGGCGGAGGCCCCCGCGGCCAGGGGCAAGCTGTGGGCCGAGACCGTCGAGGGCGTCGCCTTCATCGCGCGCACGCCCGCGCTGATCGCCGTGATCGGCAGCATGGCGGCCACCCTCTTCCTGGTCCTCGCCTTCGACACGCTGTCGCCGCTCGCCATGCGTGAACTCGCCGTGGGCGAACAGGACCTGGGGTACGTGGTGGCGGCCGTCGGACTCGGCGCCGTGCTCGGCACGCTGGCCATCAGCCAGTGGGGCACGCGGGTGCGGCCCTTCGTCCTGCTCGGGGCGGCGCAGCTCGTGGTCGGCGCGCTCGTCGGAGTCATCGGGATCGGTCTCGCGGTGGGGGCGGGCGGACACGCGCTGCTCTGGACGGCCGTCGCGTTCGGCGTGGGCTTCGCCGCGGCCGGGATCATGGTCGTCTTCCCCTACGTGCTGCACAGGGAGACGCCGCAGGAGCTCATCGGCCGCGTGACGTCGACCGCGAACGCCTTCCCCGTGCTGCTCCAGCTCGCGGCGCCGCCGCTGGGCGCGCTGCTCGCGGGATGGTTCAGCGTCGGCTTCGTCTTCCGGACGGCGGGAGCGGTGCTCTGCGCCGTCGGCGTGGTGGTGTGGATCTACGGGAGGGGCGAGAAGGTGGCCGGTGACGTGAGCAAGGACCTCGAAGGGGCGCACGGCGACGCCGGGAGCACCGGGGAGCCGGGGCACGAGCGGGGAGGGGAGAGCGACCGGGGCGGACGGAACCTGGACCTGCTGCGCGGCGCGGGCTTCCCCGTCGACCAACTGCCCGACGGACAGCGCGAGGCACTGTCCTGCCTCAGCGACGAGGAGGTGGCGACCCTGATCGACGTGCAGTCCCGGATCCAGGCGCGCGCCCCCGAGGTGGAGGCGCACAGCATGGAGCCGATCATCGGCGGCGTGCTGTTCTGA